A single genomic interval of Lactococcus sp. S-13 harbors:
- a CDS encoding helix-turn-helix domain-containing protein — translation MAEKKTYEPLDELLDSSGMKYKVIAKKINVPYTTFYKWRINPSRIDAVSAANIAEVIGVDLTDVIFVLKNFNQKLDKLAS, via the coding sequence ATGGCAGAGAAAAAAACTTATGAGCCACTAGATGAGTTATTAGACTCTTCAGGAATGAAGTATAAAGTTATCGCAAAAAAAATTAACGTTCCCTATACAACATTTTATAAGTGGCGTATCAACCCATCTAGAATAGATGCTGTTTCAGCAGCGAACATTGCAGAGGTTATTGGAGTAGATTTAACCGATGTTATTTTCGTGCTGAAAAATTTTAATCAAAAACTTGACAAATTGGCTAGTTAG
- a CDS encoding phage antirepressor KilAC domain-containing protein, with translation MNKLQNFTNGIFNLDVKVDGENILFSAEQAAKAMGITQVKNGKEYVKWERVNSYLPNSPEVGKGSFISEPMVYKLAFKANNAVSEKFTDWLAVEVLPTIRKHGAYMTDAKLEEVLLNPDTLINLATQLKEERQARLGLEKENSQLNLELAAATEKTTYLDLILESPDDILITQIAQDYGFSAVKFNRILNELRIQRKVNKQWVLYSRYMGKGYIGSRTQNYVDSKGQERTSITTTWKQKGRKFLYETLKKHGYLPLVEQDDLAS, from the coding sequence ATGAATAAATTACAAAATTTCACTAATGGAATTTTCAACCTTGACGTTAAAGTTGATGGAGAGAATATTTTATTTAGTGCAGAACAAGCCGCAAAGGCTATGGGTATTACTCAAGTAAAAAATGGAAAAGAATATGTTAAGTGGGAACGAGTAAATAGTTATCTGCCAAATTCCCCAGAAGTGGGGAAAGGGTCGTTTATCAGTGAACCTATGGTTTACAAACTTGCATTCAAAGCAAACAATGCTGTATCTGAAAAATTCACAGATTGGCTGGCTGTTGAAGTACTCCCGACAATCCGCAAGCACGGAGCGTATATGACGGATGCAAAGCTTGAAGAAGTACTGCTTAATCCAGATACACTCATTAACCTTGCTACACAGCTAAAAGAGGAACGACAAGCACGACTTGGACTTGAGAAAGAAAATAGCCAGTTGAATCTAGAACTTGCTGCAGCTACTGAAAAAACAACTTACCTTGATTTAATCCTTGAAAGCCCTGATGATATTCTAATTACTCAGATTGCACAAGATTATGGATTTAGTGCTGTGAAATTCAATCGAATTTTAAACGAGTTGCGTATTCAACGAAAAGTTAATAAGCAATGGGTACTGTACTCAAGATATATGGGTAAAGGTTACATTGGCAGTCGAACTCAAAACTATGTAGATAGTAAAGGTCAAGAGAGAACTTCAATTACTACTACATGGAAGCAAAAAGGGCGCAAGTTCCTATATGAAACACTCAAAAAACATGGTTATTTACCTCTTGTAGAACAAGATGACTTAGCCAGCTAG
- a CDS encoding DUF771 domain-containing protein — MEQTLEVQATISVLIPEDKILVDKVEYQELKEKDFDGWVGLDVFVEKSNRSRTTIKNLLNRPEMIKMLSIENGGWVFYPPEAGKWSFRYKGMMEFINNEFYQKFNGGSAS; from the coding sequence ATGGAACAAACACTTGAAGTACAAGCGACTATTTCAGTTTTAATTCCAGAAGATAAGATTCTTGTAGATAAAGTTGAATATCAAGAGCTTAAAGAAAAAGACTTTGACGGTTGGGTAGGATTAGATGTTTTTGTAGAAAAATCCAATCGTTCAAGGACGACTATAAAGAATCTGCTAAATCGACCGGAGATGATAAAAATGTTATCCATCGAAAACGGCGGTTGGGTGTTTTATCCGCCAGAAGCAGGCAAATGGTCATTCCGATACAAAGGGATGATGGAATTTATTAACAATGAATTTTATCAGAAATTTAATGGAGGGAGTGCTTCATGA
- a CDS encoding DUF2188 domain-containing protein, which yields MPGKNQHVVPDSNGGWNVKGAGNSKATANFRTQAEAINKAIQISQNQNSEMFIHGRNGRIRERNSYGNDPFPPKG from the coding sequence ATGCCAGGTAAAAATCAACATGTTGTCCCAGATAGTAACGGTGGTTGGAATGTTAAAGGAGCAGGAAACTCTAAAGCTACTGCAAACTTCAGAACTCAAGCCGAAGCTATTAACAAAGCAATTCAGATTTCTCAAAATCAAAACTCTGAAATGTTTATCCACGGCCGTAACGGACGAATCCGTGAACGTAACAGCTATGGCAATGATCCATTTCCGCCTAAAGGCTAA